The sequence below is a genomic window from Micromonospora aurantiaca ATCC 27029.
ACAGATTCGCAACGCTGATTACGAGCGCGACCCATGCGGCTAGGGCGCTCCATACCGGGGCCTTCACCACCTCAGGTACGTGCGTGGTCGGCAGCTACCCCGCCAGCACACCTGGGGCACAAGACAGCGTGAAACGTCGTCAACCAGCGAGTAGCGATGACAGCCCGAGACGCCTCCTGAACAGGTGTCGGGTGCTGGTTTTGCTGGTGAGGAGATCAGGGATCTTAGTTCCGCTTCAACGTATGACCTGTCTACTCGATCGCTCGTAGCCACCAAGGAAGGTCGGTCCGGCCAGACGGATTGGGCAGTGTCCGGGCTTGCCATGTTTGGTCAGCGCGGCTGATGATCCGCCGTAGGTCCCGGCGAATATGGCTTGGTAGTTGACCCAGGGCGACCTCTATGACGGTGCGGGGATGCTGCCAGTCCTCGTGCCAGTCGTAACACTCGTCATGCCACGGCACGGTGCCACTGTGGCGGATTCTACGAGGCGGACGAATCCACAGCAGCACCGCTTGGGCGGTCCAGTTGTCCGGCCAGCCGAAGTGTTGATCGACCTTCCGGAGGACACCAATCGCGGGGGCTGGCAACCCTGGCACGTTTAGGCGGCTTTTCGGCAACCGGCGGTGGCGTCGGCGGAGGCTGCGTCGGACGGTGGCAGGCGACCGGCGGGGCATGGGGCTTCCAAGCCTGGAGGTTGCCACTAACTATGCCTGACGGTCAGCCGGAAGCCTGCCGTAGATGTCGACAGCAACGGTGACAGCAACCGGCGTGGACACAACCACCCAGTAAGGGACGACGCCGGACGGTTGGCCCGAGGCCAGGGACGCCGACGGACCCTGCCGGACAGGACGCCCAGAACTTACAAGCGAGGGGTCGAGGCCGTCGGGTCGCGAGATGGCGGCCGGCTGTTCGATAACCGGCCAGCTGTTCTTTACACGCATGCTCATCGATTGACATGATCGTCGGGGAAGGTTGCTGTTCCCTCCTTGACGAAAGGCGGCAGCCATGCCGATCGCGCCCGTTATCCCCATCCCGCGTTCCAGGCGGCGTGCCGCCGCGATCACTGTCGCCGCTGTCGTGGGTGCCGTTCTCGCCGTCGTGAGCGGACAGTCGGCTTCGGCTACGCCTCCGGGCATCCCGTCCAAGGCGACGGCGCAGTCGCAGCTCAACGCCTTGACAGTGGCAGCGCAGGGCTCGATGGCCGGCTACTCGCGGGACCTGTTCCCCCACTGGATCACCATCACCGGCACCTGCAACACCCGCGAGCAGGTCCTCAAGCGCGACGGCACGTCCGTTGTGGTCAACAGCTCCTGCGCCGCTACGTCCGGCCGCTGGTACAGCCCCTATGACGGTGCGACCTGGTACGCCGCCTCCGACGTCGACATCGACCACGTCGTGCCCCTGGCGGAGGCATGGCGGTCAGGGGCCGACTCATGGACGACGAGCCGCCGGCAGAGCTTCGCCAACGACCTGACCCGCCCACAACTGATCGCGGTCACCGACAACGTCAACCAGTCCAAAGGCGACCAGGACCCCTCGACGTGGCAGCCGTCCCTGACGTCGTACCGCTGCACCTACAGCAAGATGTGGATCACCGTGAAGTACAACTGGGGCCTGACGCTTCAATCCTCCGAGAAGTCAGCACTGCAGGACATGCTCAACACCTGCGCCTTCTAACCGCGAGAGGCAGCCCAGCCGACGACGCGGAGGCGGACGAGCGGCCGGGCCGGCGAGCAGGTACCTGCGTCAGGCGGGCGAGGGGAGGCAGCCAGGAGGCTCGCCCTCTACCTGGCCGCCCAGCTCGTTGACGCCGCCCAGGACCTGGCCCACGTCCCCGCCGGCCACCTGCACCACCGCTTCCTCGGGTGGACCCGATGAGCATCCTTCAGCCTGGCGACGAGAAGTTCCACTACAGCGACGGCTCCCACAAGTGGACCCCGCCAGACCTGGACTACGACCAGGAGGTCTGGGAGGAACAGGTCCGCCAGCACAAGCAAGGCCACCTCAGAAACGAGCGCCCCAAGGTCCGCATCCAACGCCTGATCTAACGCCAGCAGTACAGCAGCGAAGTACAGCAGCCGTGCCAGCCGAACCAGGCCGAGCAGCACACCAACAGGGCGCCTGACCTGGTATCGAGCCTGATCCGACCGGCTCGCCGACATTTCACACCGACTTGTTTCATGGTGGCCGGAGATCACGGTCTGCAGCCAGGATCTTCGAGGCGGTGGTCGGGGTCGCTCGCTTCACACCGACTTGTTTCATGGTGGCCGGAGATCACGGTCTGCAGCCAGGATCTTCGAGGCGGTGGTCGGGGTCGCTCGCTTCACACCTGCCGCCTGTGGGCTGGCTTTTCTTCGGCCTGCGTCCCGGCCATCGCCGCTGGCGGGGAGTGGCTTGAGAGAGGCCTGTGGTGCTGAAAGTCGGTGTGCCCTCCTCGCTCGTCACAGGTTGTGGACGAGGAGAGGATACGGATGGCTGGCAAGGTCGTTATCGGCATCGATCCGCATAAGGCGAGTTGGACCGCGGCGGCGGTGGACAGCTCCCAGCGGGTGCTGGCTGTGGTGCGGGTAGAGGTTAATCGCGACGGCTACCGGCAACTACGCCGCTTCGCCCGCCGATTTCCTCGTGCTGTGTGGGCGATCGAGGGTGCTGGTGGACTGGGTGCGCCGCTGGTGACGCGGCTGGCAGCCGATGACGTCCAGGCGGTCGATGTGCCAGCCAAACTCGCTGCCCGGGTGCGCCTGTTGTCCACCGGCCACAACCGTAAGACCGACCAGGCGGACGCCGTCTCCGTCGCGATCGCCGCGCTGACCGCGCAAGGCCTGCGTAGCGTCGAGACAGACCAGACCACGGCGGCGCTACGGGCGTGGACCGAGCACCGGGAGGACCTGGTGCGCACCCGCACTCAGACCGTTAACCGGCTGCACGTCTTGCTCGCTCAGCTGCTGCCCGCCGGTGGCGCAGCCAACCTCACGGCCGACAGCGCCGCCGCCTTGCTGCGAACCGTGCGTCCCCGCGAGCTGCTGGCCCGCACGCAGCGCCAGATCGCGGTCGACCTCGTCGCCGAGATCCGGCGCCTGGACCGACGCATCAGCGCGGCCGGTGACGCCATCACCGCTGCCGTCGCCGCAGCCGGCAGCACTCTGACCCGCCTCTACGGCGTCGGCGACATCGTCGCCGCC
It includes:
- a CDS encoding IS110 family transposase yields the protein MAGKVVIGIDPHKASWTAAAVDSSQRVLAVVRVEVNRDGYRQLRRFARRFPRAVWAIEGAGGLGAPLVTRLAADDVQAVDVPAKLAARVRLLSTGHNRKTDQADAVSVAIAALTAQGLRSVETDQTTAALRAWTEHREDLVRTRTQTVNRLHVLLAQLLPAGGAANLTADSAAALLRTVRPRELLARTQRQIAVDLVAEIRRLDRRISAAGDAITAAVAAAGSTLTRLYGVGDIVAAIVLARTGSVSRFASSAHFASFAGVAPIEVSSGDVVRHRLSRAGDRQLNRALHVIAITQIRGDTAGRAYYQRKRQAGKSHREALRCLKRRLADVVYRTLLHDANTSFGTPS
- a CDS encoding HNH endonuclease family protein, coding for MPIAPVIPIPRSRRRAAAITVAAVVGAVLAVVSGQSASATPPGIPSKATAQSQLNALTVAAQGSMAGYSRDLFPHWITITGTCNTREQVLKRDGTSVVVNSSCAATSGRWYSPYDGATWYAASDVDIDHVVPLAEAWRSGADSWTTSRRQSFANDLTRPQLIAVTDNVNQSKGDQDPSTWQPSLTSYRCTYSKMWITVKYNWGLTLQSSEKSALQDMLNTCAF